One window of Candidatus Dechloromonas phosphoritropha genomic DNA carries:
- a CDS encoding NAD(P)H-dependent oxidoreductase, translated as MSQYPIAVVVGSLRRDSINRKLATAIAKLAPPEFSFNQIEIGDLPHYNQDDDGTPAESVKRLKGEIKSASGVLFVTAEYNRSVPGVLKNAIDLASRPYGESVWAGKPAGVLGASIGVVGTAMAQQHLRNILAYLDMPTLGQPEAFIHNKEGLFDPSGDIGAGSQKFLQAWMDRYVAWVKKHAG; from the coding sequence TTGAGCCAATACCCCATCGCCGTCGTCGTCGGCAGCCTTCGCCGTGATTCGATCAACCGCAAGCTCGCGACTGCGATCGCCAAACTGGCACCGCCCGAGTTCTCATTCAATCAAATCGAGATCGGTGACCTGCCGCACTACAACCAGGACGACGATGGCACCCCAGCTGAATCGGTCAAGCGCCTGAAAGGCGAAATCAAGTCGGCCAGTGGAGTGCTGTTCGTCACCGCCGAATACAACCGTTCGGTTCCGGGTGTGCTCAAAAATGCGATCGACCTTGCCTCGCGCCCTTATGGCGAAAGCGTCTGGGCGGGCAAGCCGGCCGGTGTGCTGGGGGCTTCGATCGGGGTCGTCGGCACAGCGATGGCGCAGCAGCATTTGCGTAACATCCTCGCGTACCTCGACATGCCGACGCTGGGCCAGCCCGAAGCGTTCATCCACAACAAGGAGGGTTTGTTCGACCCGTCAGGCGACATCGGTGCGGGCAGCCAGAAGTTCCTGCAGGCCTGGATGGACCGCTACGTCGCGTGGGTGAAAAAGCACGCAGGCTGA
- a CDS encoding integrase, protein MVIDMDESKLTTLEQIKAFLKGTEAVGFSARQEDVNCYRHIEEVLQRFSYGQLHRSDKGLVLRYLERTSGYSRQQLTRLVKRWRAGEKLVKAYRRPKEGFARRFTAVDLAVLAETDTLHGTLSGPATRHLMARALVIFGDPRYERLATISVGHLYNLRKQRGYIDRRRSFTKTRPTGVAIGTRRAPVPDGWPGFIRIDSVHQGDQDGIKGVYHINAVDCVTQWELIATCEKISEAYLLPVIEALLGGFPFGILGFHADNGSEYINRKVARMLDKLAAEFTKSRPGHANDNGLAETKNGAVIRKHLGYAHIPQYGAAEVNAWCAGYLNPYVNFHRPCLFAEEITDQKGKRRKRYPLPLVMTPFEKLASLADGAAFLRPGVTLESLRAKATARSDNAAAEQMNQARQKLFLSINKRSRTAA, encoded by the coding sequence ATGGTGATCGACATGGACGAATCGAAGCTCACGACGCTGGAGCAGATAAAGGCGTTTCTCAAGGGAACGGAAGCGGTTGGGTTTTCGGCACGGCAAGAGGATGTAAATTGCTATCGACACATCGAAGAGGTTCTGCAGCGCTTCAGTTATGGCCAACTGCACCGCTCCGACAAGGGGCTGGTCCTGCGCTACCTGGAGCGGACGAGCGGCTACTCGCGCCAGCAGCTCACGCGTCTGGTCAAACGCTGGCGGGCCGGCGAGAAACTGGTCAAAGCCTACCGCCGGCCGAAGGAAGGCTTTGCCCGCCGTTTCACCGCAGTCGACCTCGCCGTGCTGGCCGAGACGGACACCCTGCACGGCACGCTGTCCGGGCCGGCCACGCGGCACCTCATGGCACGCGCGCTGGTGATCTTTGGCGACCCCCGCTACGAACGGCTGGCGACGATCTCGGTTGGGCACCTCTACAACCTGCGCAAGCAGCGCGGCTACATCGACCGGCGGCGCAGCTTCACCAAAACCCGTCCGACGGGCGTTGCTATCGGCACGCGCCGGGCACCGGTGCCCGATGGCTGGCCGGGCTTCATCCGTATCGACAGCGTGCATCAGGGCGATCAGGACGGCATCAAGGGCGTCTATCACATCAACGCCGTCGACTGCGTCACCCAGTGGGAACTGATTGCCACCTGCGAGAAAATCAGCGAGGCCTACCTGCTGCCGGTCATCGAGGCCCTGCTGGGCGGCTTTCCCTTCGGTATTCTGGGCTTTCACGCCGACAACGGTTCGGAGTACATCAATCGCAAGGTCGCCCGGATGCTCGACAAGCTAGCGGCCGAATTCACCAAATCACGGCCAGGCCACGCCAACGACAACGGCCTGGCCGAGACCAAAAACGGCGCGGTGATCCGCAAGCATCTGGGCTACGCGCATATCCCGCAATACGGCGCCGCCGAGGTCAATGCCTGGTGCGCTGGCTACCTCAATCCCTATGTGAATTTCCATCGCCCCTGCCTGTTTGCCGAGGAGATCACGGACCAGAAGGGCAAACGACGCAAACGCTATCCCTTGCCGCTGGTGATGACGCCGTTCGAAAAGCTGGCCAGCTTGGCCGACGGAGCCGCCTTCCTGCGCCCCGGCGTGACCCTCGAGAGCCTGCGCGCGAAGGCCACGGCACGGAGCGACAACGCGGCTGCCGAGCAGATGAACCAGGCCCGGCAGAAACTGTTTCTTTCTATCAACAAACGATCCCGCACCGCCGCTTGA